The DNA segment AGATGGACCCGGAAGGTAAGGTGGTCGCGTCCGTGGAGCTACCCCAAGCAATGAAGATCTACGCCTCCCAGGATAGGGCATCGCCCATAAGCGCTTACGTTGCCGTCGCGTCAGACAGCGAACTCTACCTGCTTTCAAGCGAGAACCTATCTCCAGTCAGCTCGGCGAGGCTAGCGGGGGAGCCGCAAATGCTGATCGCGTTTCCGGGGTCCATGGACGCCGTCTATGACAGTATTTACCTGGCCGTAACGCAAGTAGCGTCTAACGAGAAGTGGAACTGGGTGGTAATGGCGCTTACACCGAGGCCTACTAGGGCTAGGAGGTTTCCGAGAATATTCCCGGTAAGGTAGGAGCGGGTCGCGGCCTTAACGTAGAGGAACACTACGAGTAGTCTCTTCGAGGGGCGCCGCGACCCGGCACTACCGGATTCGCCTCGAGCCGCGCTTCAGCGGGGAAGGTATATAACGCGGTGAACGGCTTACTGGTTTAAGAGTGTAGAGGCTTCGAGGAGGTCCTGGCGAAAAGGCATGGGTATAACACTAAGGTACATACCCATACCCCCCAGGCCGGAGGGGGCCCCTTACTGGGAGCACGGGTATAACGCCACCGCGGAAACCACTAGTGCCACCATGGAACCTAACATCGTAACTAGCTATGAGCAGCTACTAGCGCATTCCAGGAACGTGTGGTTACTAGTATGCCTCGTCTTGGTGTCCGTAATGGGGGTTCTTCTAGCTTTAATGGTCCTTAGGTCAAGCCCTCTTGGAGGGGCGATCCAGTTAAGGGGCCTAGTCGACCACAGCGAGAGGTACTTCGAGAAAGCACTGTACCAGTACGCCGGTTTAAAGCGGGTGCTTAGAGACGTGTTCTTAAAGGTAAGGAAGAAGCTGAACGCCGGTAATAAAACACCCAGAGAGATGGCTGGCATGGACAGGAAGTTGGAGAAGTTCGCGGAAATGTACGAAGACGTCGTGTACGGGGATAAGGAGCGCGGTGAAGCCCTCTCAGTAGTTAACGCGGTTAAACGGGTGTTCGGCATTGAAGAGTAATATCATCGTAATAGCACTCCTCATCCTAATCGCGGTATCCCAGGCAACGGTAGCCGTGGAGGTCTTCACCGAGTACGACCCCCCATCCGTGAGCAACATGAAACCCGGGGGCTTGTCCCAGTTCTACACCGAGAACTTCGCGAAAGTAATAGTCGTCAAGGACGCTGTAGACGTGTACGGTAAGCACCCCTCCCGGCACGCGCTACTGATACCGGGGCTTGGAACGGCTATTGATGCCATAAGCTTCCAAAGAATCCTTAAGTGGGTTGAAGAAGGGGGCATCCTGGTCTTAATGGACGAGACAGATAAATCAGCGGGCTTGTTGCAGAGGCTTGGACTAGTCCCTTCAAGCACTACGGAGCTAGAAGTGGAGGATGCGAGGTGCGTGGTCAACGGGCTGGAAATCAACGTTACGTTTAACAAGTACGTTACGTTGCGCAAGGCGGCGGAAGGCGGGCTAATGGAGCCTGTTTGCACGATTAGGGGTGACGTGGTAGCGTGGAAGATCAACTACGGTGGGGGAGTCATCTACGTGCTGGGGGATTCGAGCCTAGTAATAAACGAGATGGTAGATTACCCCGACATAAAGAGCAGGAACGTAGAGTTCCTGAACGCCTTGACGTCGCACAGGAAGATCATAATATACGACACCTACACGGCGAAAAGGCAGGTTTTCCTCGAGAACGTGATGGGCGCCCTCTCACTACTAGTGCGCGCGGCGACGAGAGGGGCTGAACTGGTTAAAGAAGGGGACTTACTAATTAGGGTGGCCGTTTACGTCTCGTTGCCGGCGCTGGTAACGCTGATCCTGGCATCCTCGATCATACCGCTACCGCTGGTTACCACTGAGAGAAGGGCGGTGGATACCTATAAAGTCGTTAACGCCGTTAAGAAAGAGGTGGAAAAGTACTCTAAGAGGTAGGGCCTCGTGGAGGGCTTGAGCAAGCGGATCCCATCGTTGATTAGAACGATCGAGGAGAAGGTCAAGGGCAAGACGAAGGAAATAGAGCTAACAATAGCTACGCTGCTTTCCGAAGGCCACGCGTTGTTAGAGGGTGTTCCGGGCGTGGCGAAAACGCACATGGCTAAGACCGTGGCGCTGGCCCTAGGACTGGGCTTCAAGAGAGTACAAGCGACGCCCGACATGCTTCCCTCCGACATAATAGGCTCGGTGGTTTACGATGCCCGTAGAAACGAGTTCGTGTTTAGAAAAGGCCCAATCTTCACGAACGTCCTCTTCGTAGACGAGATCAACAGGCTGCCGCCGAAGACGCAGTCAGCACTGCTCGAGGCGATGCAGGAACTGCAAGTAACGGTTGAAGGGGTAACGTATAGCTTACCCAAGCCCTTCCTAGTAATCGCGACCATGAACCCCATAGAGATCGAAGGCACGTTTCCGCTCTCAGAAGCCCAGGTGGACAGGTTCCTGGCAAAGATCAGCATAGGCTACCCGCCGGTAGAAGACACCGTGGCGATACTTGACAACTACTACGAGATAACGGACTTATCCAACGTAAAGCCCGTCCTAAACGCCGAGGACATCTCCAGCCTGGTGGAGGCCGTTAAAAAGGTATACGTCGAAAGGAACATCCTGAAGTACATAGCCTACATCGTCGAAGCCACGCGGAAACACCCGTGGGTTAAACTCGGTGCGTCCCCGAGAGGCGCTATAGCTCTTTACAAGCTGTCTAAGTCCATAGCGTTCATGAGGGGCAGGGACTACGTTACGCCAGACGACCTGAAGTACGTCGCCAAGGCAGCGCTCTCTCACAGGATAATCCTCAAGCCGGAAGCCAAGATCTCGGGCATCGCGCCTGAAAGCGTAATAGACGACGTGTTGGAGAAGGTCGAAGTACCTTGAAGATCTCGAGGAGAGGGGTCTTAGCGGCGTCCCTGACCACGGTGATCTTCACCTACGCTCTATCCACCAGGTCCGTGCTAGCGCTCTCAATAGCGGTTCTACTGATAATGCTACTCTACCTAGACTACGTCACCGCGAGAAAGGCCCTAAGCGTAGCCAGGAAACTAACCGTCGAGAGGGTTATAAGGAGAAGCGTTGTGAACGAGCAGGAGAGGTTCACCATGCAATTAAGGGTCACCAACAGGCAGGGCGAAGCCATTCCGTGGATTGAAATACTCGACAAGGAACCGGACTTCACCAAGGCGATGAGCGTGAACAGGTTCGCGCTCGCGCTACCGAGTAGAGCCGAGGTAGACA comes from the Desulfurococcaceae archaeon genome and includes:
- a CDS encoding DUF4350 domain-containing protein, whose protein sequence is MKSNIIVIALLILIAVSQATVAVEVFTEYDPPSVSNMKPGGLSQFYTENFAKVIVVKDAVDVYGKHPSRHALLIPGLGTAIDAISFQRILKWVEEGGILVLMDETDKSAGLLQRLGLVPSSTTELEVEDARCVVNGLEINVTFNKYVTLRKAAEGGLMEPVCTIRGDVVAWKINYGGGVIYVLGDSSLVINEMVDYPDIKSRNVEFLNALTSHRKIIIYDTYTAKRQVFLENVMGALSLLVRAATRGAELVKEGDLLIRVAVYVSLPALVTLILASSIIPLPLVTTERRAVDTYKVVNAVKKEVEKYSKR
- a CDS encoding MoxR family ATPase — encoded protein: MEGLSKRIPSLIRTIEEKVKGKTKEIELTIATLLSEGHALLEGVPGVAKTHMAKTVALALGLGFKRVQATPDMLPSDIIGSVVYDARRNEFVFRKGPIFTNVLFVDEINRLPPKTQSALLEAMQELQVTVEGVTYSLPKPFLVIATMNPIEIEGTFPLSEAQVDRFLAKISIGYPPVEDTVAILDNYYEITDLSNVKPVLNAEDISSLVEAVKKVYVERNILKYIAYIVEATRKHPWVKLGASPRGAIALYKLSKSIAFMRGRDYVTPDDLKYVAKAALSHRIILKPEAKISGIAPESVIDDVLEKVEVP